A stretch of DNA from Mycolicibacterium celeriflavum:
CCGGTGGCGGTCATCGAGGGCGACCAGGAGACACTCCTCGACGCCGAACGCATCAAGGCCGCCGGTGCACGCGCAGTGCAGGTCAACACCGGTGCGGGTTGCCATCTCGACGCCGCCATGGTGCACCGCGCACTGCAGACGCTCGACCCCGAGCCAGGCTCACTTCTGTTCGTCGAGAATGTCGGGAACCTGGTCTGCCCCGCGCTCTTCGATCTGGGCGAGCGCAGCAAAGTCGTCGTCATCTCCGTGACGGAAGGCGACGACAAACCGTTGAAGTACCCGCACATGTTCGCCGCCGCGGGGCTGGTGATTTTCAACAAGATCGATTTGCTGCCGCATGTGTCTTTTGATCTTGAAAAGTGTTGCGGCTACGTACGATCACTGAACCGAGACACGGAAATAGTCGCGATGTCCGCGGCCACGGGTGACGGTAGCGCGCATTGGTACGACTGGATCGACGATCGCGCAAAGGCGTTGGTTCCCTGACACCCGTTGACAAGAGATAGCCCCCGGAGTAAACCCAGACTCAGCGTCAAAAATTCGGCGCCACGACACAACGTGATATGGGAGCCCCAGCCCGGCTCCCGGTCGTGAGGGCCCCAGCCCGGCCCCCAGGAAGCTGTGACCTATGCCATTGGAGGCAGCAGTCAAAGCAGAAGAGGCCTTGATCCACGTTTTGTGGATCAACGCCGGATTGAGTTGTGACGGTGATTCGGTGGCGTTGACTGCCGCCACCCAACCCAGCATCGAGGAGATCGCCCTTGGCGCGCTTCCCGGGCTGCCGAAAATCGCCGTCCATTGGCCGCTGATCGATTTCGAGTGCGGACCGAACGGAGGCGCCGACGATTTCCTCGAGTGGTTCTTCAAAGCCGATAGAGGCGAGTTGGAACCATTCGTTCTGGTCGTCGAGGGGTCGATCCCGAACGAGAAGATCAAAGCCGAAGGCTACTGGTGCGGGTTCGGCAATGACCCGGCCACCGGCCAGCCGATGACGACTAGCGAGTGGCTGGATCGGCTGGCACCCAAGGCGACTGCCATCGTCGCGGCGGGAACGTGTGCGACCTATGGCGGTATTCATGCGATGGCCGGTAATCCGACCGGAGCCATGGGGGTGCCCGACTATCTCGGCTGGGATTGGAAGAGCAAGGCCGGCATTCCGATCGTCTGTGTGCCCGGCTGTCCGATTCATCCCGACAACCTCTCCGAGACACTGACGTACCTGCTCTACATGGCCACCGACCAGGCCCCGATGATTCCGCTCGACGATGCTTTGCGGCCCCAGTGGCTGTTCGGCGCCACCGTGCACGAGGGTTGTGACCGAGGTGGCTACTACGAGCAGGGTGATTTCGCGACCGAATACGGATCACCGAAATGCATTGTGAAGCTTGGCTGCTGGGGACCGGTCGTCAAGTGCAACGTGCCCAAGCGGGGCTGGATCAACGGCATCGGCGGTTGTCCGAATGTCGGCGGCATTTGCATCGCTTGCACGATGCCTGGCTTCCCGGACAAGTTCATGCCGTTCATGGATGAGCCACCGGGCGGCAAGGTCTCCACGACGGCGTCGGGCCTCTATGGATCCGTTATCAAAAGCTTGCGCCACATCACCGGCCGCACGGTCGACAAGGAACCGAAGTGGCGGCATCCCGGTACCAAACTCACGACCGGAGCGACCCGCACCTGGTAGGTGATGGGTCTTCCGGGGCGTCTGCGGGCTATGGAATGCCCTGTGACGCTTCTCATTAGAGGAAAGAGCAAAGTTCCATGACAACGATCATCCCCGAGCCGTCACACGTGAAGCGGGACCCCGGCCAACTCGTGGAGATGGCATGGGACCCGATCACCCGCATCGTCGGTAGCCTCGGCATCTATACCAAGATCGACTTCGACAACCGAGAAGTCGTCGAGTGTCACAGCACCTCCTCGATCTTCCGCGGCTATTCGATCTTCATGAAGGGTAAGGATCCCCGCGACGCGCACTTCATCACCAGCCGCATCTGCGGCATCTGCGGCGACAACCACGCAACATGTTCGTGCTACTGCCAGAACATGGCTTACGGCGTGCAACCGCCGCATCTCGGCGAGTGGCTCATCAATCTCGGCGAGGCCGCCGAATACATGTTCGACCACAACATCTTTCAAGAGAACCTGGTCGGCGTGGACTATTGCGAGAAGATGGTTTCCGAGACCAACCCGTCCGTGCTCGCGAAGGCTGAGAACACCCAGGCGCCGAATGCCGCTGCGCACGGATACCGCACCATCGCCGACATCATGCGCTCGCTCAACC
This window harbors:
- a CDS encoding NADH-quinone oxidoreductase subunit B family protein: MPLEAAVKAEEALIHVLWINAGLSCDGDSVALTAATQPSIEEIALGALPGLPKIAVHWPLIDFECGPNGGADDFLEWFFKADRGELEPFVLVVEGSIPNEKIKAEGYWCGFGNDPATGQPMTTSEWLDRLAPKATAIVAAGTCATYGGIHAMAGNPTGAMGVPDYLGWDWKSKAGIPIVCVPGCPIHPDNLSETLTYLLYMATDQAPMIPLDDALRPQWLFGATVHEGCDRGGYYEQGDFATEYGSPKCIVKLGCWGPVVKCNVPKRGWINGIGGCPNVGGICIACTMPGFPDKFMPFMDEPPGGKVSTTASGLYGSVIKSLRHITGRTVDKEPKWRHPGTKLTTGATRTW
- the hypB gene encoding hydrogenase nickel incorporation protein HypB; this encodes MCATCGCGEDGATVTLPGHGHTHEHPHPHHDHDHDHHHEHDHVHTETITLEQKVLAKNDQLAERNRAWLAERDILAFNLTSSPGAGKTTLLERTIRELSLNRPVAVIEGDQETLLDAERIKAAGARAVQVNTGAGCHLDAAMVHRALQTLDPEPGSLLFVENVGNLVCPALFDLGERSKVVVISVTEGDDKPLKYPHMFAAAGLVIFNKIDLLPHVSFDLEKCCGYVRSLNRDTEIVAMSAATGDGSAHWYDWIDDRAKALVP